The proteins below come from a single Zea mays cultivar B73 chromosome 8, Zm-B73-REFERENCE-NAM-5.0, whole genome shotgun sequence genomic window:
- the LOC100216840 gene encoding GDSL esterase/lipase APG precursor: MMALQAQGTRVPLVLALFLLLAGCGSEAQPLVPALFTFGDSSVDVGNNDYLHTIIKANFPPYGRDFANHVATGRFCNGKLATDITADTLGFTTYPAAYLSPQASGQNLLIGANFASAGSGYYDHTALMYHAIPLSQQLEYFREYQTKLAAVAGAGQARSILSGALYIVSAGASDFVQNYYINPLLFKTQTADQFSDRLVAIFGRTVQELYGMGARRVGVTSLPPLGCLPASITLFGHGAAGCVSRLNSDAQSFNRKMNGTVDALARRYPDLKIAVFDIYTPLYDLATDPQSQGFAEARRGCCGTGTVETTVLLCNPKSVGTCPNATSYVFWDAVHPSEAAN; this comes from the exons ATGATGGCTCTGCAGGCGCAGGGGACGCGGGTGCCGCTGGTCCTGGCGCTCTTCCTCCTCCTGGCCGGTTGCGGCAGCGAGGCGCAGCCGCTGGTGCCGGCGCTGTTTACGTTCGGTGACTCGTCGGTGGACGTCGGGAACAACGACTACCTCCACACCATCATCAAGGCCAACTTCCCGCCATACGGCAGGGACTTCGCCAACCACGTCGCCACCGGGAGGTTCTGCAATGGCAAGCTGGCGACCGACATCACCG CCGACACGCTGGGGTTCACTACCTACCCTGCCGCGTACCTCAGCCCACAGGCGTCGGGGCAGAACCTCCTCATCGGCGCCAACTTCGCGTCCGCGGGGTCTGGGTACTACGACCACACGGCACTTATGTAT caCGCGATCCCGCTGTCCCAGCAGCTGGAGTACTTCAGGGAGTACCAGACGAAGCTGGCGGCGGTGGCCGGCGCCGGGCAGGCGCGCTCCATCCTCAGCGGCGCGCTGTACATCGTCAGTGCCGGCGCCAGCGACTTCGTGCAGAACTACTACATAAACCCGCTGCTGTTCAAGACGCAGACGGCCGACCAGTTCTCCGACCGCCTCGTGGCCATCTTCGGCCGCACCGTGCAGGAGCTCTACGGCATGGGGGCGCGCCGCGTCGGCGTCACGTCGCTGCCGCCGCTGGGCTGCCTGCCGGCGTCCATCACGCTGTTCGGGCACGGCGCCGCCGGGTGCGTGTCCAGGCTCAACAGCGACGCGCAGAGCTTCAACCGGAAGATGAACGGCACCGTGGACGCGCTGGCGCGGCGGTACCCGGACCTCAAGATCGCCGTCTTCGACATCTACACGCCGCTGTACGACCTGGCCACGGACCCCCAGTCGCAGGGCTTCGCGGAGGCCCGGCGGGGATGCTGCGGGACGGGCACGGTGGAGACCACCGTGCTCCTCTGCAACCCCAAGTCCGTCGGGACGTGCCCCAACGCCACGTCCTACGTCTTCTGGGACGCCGTCCACCCGTCCGAGGCGGCCAACCAG
- the LOC100216840 gene encoding GDSL esterase/lipase APG isoform X1, whose translation MMRALLSGDACACVVNKLHWSSRHLYKARTRHGRFHYTRARRALRRECLCFRAESLRLREIEVMMALQAQGTRVPLVLALFLLLAGCGSEAQPLVPALFTFGDSSVDVGNNDYLHTIIKANFPPYGRDFANHVATGRFCNGKLATDITADTLGFTTYPAAYLSPQASGQNLLIGANFASAGSGYYDHTALMYHAIPLSQQLEYFREYQTKLAAVAGAGQARSILSGALYIVSAGASDFVQNYYINPLLFKTQTADQFSDRLVAIFGRTVQELYGMGARRVGVTSLPPLGCLPASITLFGHGAAGCVSRLNSDAQSFNRKMNGTVDALARRYPDLKIAVFDIYTPLYDLATDPQSQGFAEARRGCCGTGTVETTVLLCNPKSVGTCPNATSYVFWDAVHPSEAANQVIADSLITEGLILVT comes from the exons ATGATGCGTGCCCTACTCAGCGGGGATGCATGCGCGTGCGTGGTTAACAAACTCCATTGGTCGTCTCGTCACCTATATAAAGCTCGCACGAGGCACGGCCGGTTTCACTACACCAGGGCACGACGTGCGTTGCGTCGTGAGTGTTTGTGTTTCAGAGCTGAGAGTCTGAGACTGAGAGAGATAGAGGTGATGATGGCTCTGCAGGCGCAGGGGACGCGGGTGCCGCTGGTCCTGGCGCTCTTCCTCCTCCTGGCCGGTTGCGGCAGCGAGGCGCAGCCGCTGGTGCCGGCGCTGTTTACGTTCGGTGACTCGTCGGTGGACGTCGGGAACAACGACTACCTCCACACCATCATCAAGGCCAACTTCCCGCCATACGGCAGGGACTTCGCCAACCACGTCGCCACCGGGAGGTTCTGCAATGGCAAGCTGGCGACCGACATCACCG CCGACACGCTGGGGTTCACTACCTACCCTGCCGCGTACCTCAGCCCACAGGCGTCGGGGCAGAACCTCCTCATCGGCGCCAACTTCGCGTCCGCGGGGTCTGGGTACTACGACCACACGGCACTTATGTAT caCGCGATCCCGCTGTCCCAGCAGCTGGAGTACTTCAGGGAGTACCAGACGAAGCTGGCGGCGGTGGCCGGCGCCGGGCAGGCGCGCTCCATCCTCAGCGGCGCGCTGTACATCGTCAGTGCCGGCGCCAGCGACTTCGTGCAGAACTACTACATAAACCCGCTGCTGTTCAAGACGCAGACGGCCGACCAGTTCTCCGACCGCCTCGTGGCCATCTTCGGCCGCACCGTGCAGGAGCTCTACGGCATGGGGGCGCGCCGCGTCGGCGTCACGTCGCTGCCGCCGCTGGGCTGCCTGCCGGCGTCCATCACGCTGTTCGGGCACGGCGCCGCCGGGTGCGTGTCCAGGCTCAACAGCGACGCGCAGAGCTTCAACCGGAAGATGAACGGCACCGTGGACGCGCTGGCGCGGCGGTACCCGGACCTCAAGATCGCCGTCTTCGACATCTACACGCCGCTGTACGACCTGGCCACGGACCCCCAGTCGCAGGGCTTCGCGGAGGCCCGGCGGGGATGCTGCGGGACGGGCACGGTGGAGACCACCGTGCTCCTCTGCAACCCCAAGTCCGTCGGGACGTGCCCCAACGCCACGTCCTACGTCTTCTGGGACGCCGTCCACCCGTCCGAGGCGGCCAACCAGGTCATCGCTGACTCGCTCATCACCGAGGGCCTCATCCTCGTCACGTAA